AGAACATGGTGAGATTCGTTTAATCTCTGTCATAAGAGTAATGTTTCCTGTCATGTGATGTGAGGCTCCAGTGTCGAGGATGATATCACCAATAATTGTCTTACCAGCTAGTTTCTGAGTATTACCGTTGCTTGACTTTTCTTCTATCATTTGCGTCAGTGTGTTCCATTGTTCTGGTGTGAATTCAGGAAACACAGACGCATTTGCAGTTGTCGCATGAGCCTTGCCGGTTCCTTTGTTTTGATTATCAGCACCACGACCTCTGCCTCCAGAGGAGTTATAGTCACGACGACCTCCTCTGTTTCCACCTCGACCAGTACCTCTATTTGAAGCACGTTCCTCCCACCAATCAGGAAAACCAACTAACTGCCAGCAATTTGATTTCTCATGACCTGAACGGCCACAATGAGAACACTGAAGACTCCCTTGTCGAGGACGATTCTGAGTTGATTCTGTACTTCCTCGTGACGTTGGTGACTGAGCAGCTGCGTCATGTCGAGTAGTAAAACCAATCGCAGATTGTTGTTGCTCTTGATCTCTTTTTGACAAAAGTCGCTGCTCTTCTCGAATAATCTTTGCATAGACTTCACCAATATCAAGAGTTGTATCCGAAGCAATAATTCCGGAACAAATACCACCAAAACGTGAGTCATCAAGACCCATTAAGAACTGATGAACTCTCTCTTCTTCACGTTCTTCTTCAAACTTCTGTTCTGCTCCACAGGAGCAATTTAACAATGGCTTGTACTTAGCCAATTCCTCCCACATAGTAGACAAACGTCCAAAATACTCCAATACTGTCTGACCATCTTGACGACAAGCAGCGATTTGTGCTTTCAGTGAGTGCACACGCACCTTGTTACCAACAGAGAATCTCTTCTTCAAATTCTCCCACAACTTGTGGGAATCCGAGATAAACGTGACTGTTGAACGAACACGAGGCTCAATCGATGAACGTATCCATCCAACTATCATGGAGTTCACTGATTGCCAAAGCTCGAAGTCAGAATCACCCGCGGATGGCTTAACTATCAATCCGTCGATAAACCCGATCTTCCTCTTAGCTTGAAGAGCATTGATCATCTCCGTTGACCATTCATTATAGTTTTCACCAGTAAGAGTCACCGAGGTGATGAGAGTTCCCGGATTGTCTGAAGCATGCAACGAATATGGAGATGGAATGAATGATTTGGAGACCGAAGTACCCGACAGAGGGGTCTTAGTAGACGCACTTTCTTCAGCCATAACAAATtttaacgaaaaaaaaaaaaactttaaatctaGGTCTCAGAaaagtgctctgataccatgtaaaacCAGTCACAAAGAGAAGAATGTTCTGTGTTATTATTACGTTTGTAAGatgtacaatatatatacaggAGATGCCATCCTTATCCTGAGTACAATAGAACTTATCTAATGACTCTATGAGATATCTCTAACTATACATCATTATCCTTAATATATTCTCTAATAATAAGGATGCATAATTTGCTAGCACGTTTGGGTAGAGAAGTTGTTCGTAAACAATCAATTCATGGCCTCGGGCAGCGGCAGTTTTTGGTTGATAGAGAGACATGCCGAATACTGAGTAACTATACACCGGTAAGTTTTCACTGCAGTGTAATTACTccttagtaaaatatttttaataactaacCATAGTTACTTATGTAGGTTTTTTTCTCAGTGTAGTATAAATGTAATAGGCATAGATTGTGAATATGCTGAGATCGAGGATGGGTTATATAAAAATGACAAAGCCTTTGAAAAAATGAGTAATCTCCAATTCTTAAGGATCAGTGATACTCACCCAAGAATGCACTTACCACAAAGTTTGAAATACTTGCCTCGGACACTTTAGATTATTAGATTGGGAtggtttcccttttttttttgaacaacattgGGATGGTTTCCCAAAGACATGTTTGCCTCCTAATCTCAGTCCAGAGTTCCTCGTGGAAATATACATGCCTTCCAGTAATCTTGAGAAACTGTGGGAAGGAAGTCAAGTAAGTATAATTCAACAAAAATCTCAATTGTACTCTATAAAAATCAGTCTTCATGAAAGCAGTATGTGATAAGCGGGCAATAGTTCAATGTTTAACGCCTAGAACGAttaattggatttatagatTATAAATTAGGCGTTTaggtatttataaattataacaatATACTTAATATATGTAATGTTGTACATTAAATATCATTactcaaaatgataaaattcatactattttgttttcatatgaTTCTGTACTATAATATActgattattaaaatttatgaataataaattgtatattatttattattgtaaCCTTGTAATTGTCTAGGCCGTTTAAAAAGCAGTCGTCAAAATTTCACATGGTCTAACACATGAGCCTAAACGGCCGCctaaaattcttttaaaacgtttttttagaacactgatgaatatgttttttctttttgtatagaCAATTACAAATCTCAAGCGGATATATCTGAGGGATTCCGAAAACCTTAAAAGGCTGCACAAAGCTAGAATCTCTTCCGATCAATATCAACATGGAATCTCTAAGAGAAGTTGATCTCACATGATTGTTCATCGCTGAAAACATTTCCTAAGATTTCAACGAACATTGAACGCCTCAAGATCAAGGGAACCGCAATAGAAGACATTCCTTCATCGATCTGGTCTCATCTTCATCACTTGGCTATGCTATACAGTGAGAACCTTGGGAAGTCCCGGAATGCTTTTGGTCTCATCCCGGTGCAATGCTTGTGTGATAAGAGAATACGAGAACTATCTCCATGGATAAAGGAAATGTCTCATCTACGTAAACTTGTAATCAGTGGATGCACAAAGCTAGTTTCACTCCGGCAGCTTCCTGGCTCCTTACTAGGGGCGGAACCAGAATTGTTTTGAACATGAGGCATACAAACATTTTTGAATAACATGGGCCATATAAAGATGTTTAGGCAAATTTTAACATTAACTATTAATGAAAATTGACAAATCAGGGTGGGGCACATGCCACACCTCCTCTTGCTTTGGATCCGCCCCTGCTCCTTACGATACTTAAAAGCAGAAAACTGTGAGTCCCTAGAGAGACtagattcttcttcttattttaaAGATGTTGGTGCCAATTTTGGTAATTGCTTCAAACTGAatcaggaagtgataaggactTGTAGGTTGCGGCCTTACCTGGTGAAAAAATGCCCATATAAGGCTTGTGTCTTGGTAGTTAATAATAAGGGTGACGCCGAGGTTTGTGACAGGAAGGAGGAGTTGGATGGATATTATTGCATCAAGGATAAACAGAATGGTACCACCAGTGTAAGGCGTAGATCAGGAATACACTCGCAACGTTTTCCACTTTTAAAGGAGCATCTACACGTTCGAGATCGAAGAAAAAGTGAATTGCACGTGCAGGGAATCAGTCTTTGAGTTCGAGATAAGAGATGGGAGGTTAGAGAATGCGGTCTAAATTTGGTTCCACACCtttgatttttttgtctttatGTCTGATGATTTCTCAAACAGTTTCTCATTAAGTCATTATAGctcttttgttaaatgatcgaccagcaaaaaaataaaatgtttgttgtTGTTCAAGGAATTACAATGACGTTAGTTATAGCAACAAAACCACAACTCCTATATGTATGTAGCCTTTGTTGTTGTTCAAGGAATTAGAATGACGGTGTCTTCTCTTGAGTTCTTTCCGGCAGCTTCATGTTCATATATAGTTATTGTTATTGTCTGTTACATTATATTTCAAGACATAACGAAGCCTTAGATGATGAACTTAGTGACAAATTTTTTACTATTGTATTGCCAAATACTTCCTACAGTTCTTAGTTTATCTATGGTGAAATTTTCCAAGAAATCACAACCAGTTTGATATTGCAAGAAACTTGTTGAACCAAAGACAAAGTCAAAGCGAAAGACAAAAGGCGCGCAAGTGAAATTGATTTCGGGAAATTAATACCGGTAATGGTATGACTGGTCCGGTTATCATAATCATATTTTAGATCGGTACATGTATATTTGGCTTACGATTctaattatttcaaatttactGTATGCTTCTAAGATAAAAGTAAGCGTGGATACTGTAAAGCTCTCCACGAAAGAGGGCAACATCAGGATTCTCTTGTAGATTTAACTGACCGAGCCATGTAAGTAACTGAACCCGGTTATCTATATCACGGTTAAGGATCAGAATTTCTTAAATTCGATTTGATCGGTTCAGCACCATCCGAATTTAATACGCCTAAAATAAGCTGAGACGACACGTGGTCAAAGTAGAGGGTACTATAGTAATTGCCTCTTTTAGAGGATTTAATAAGGTTACGTCTCCTCTGCACCTGTAACCCTAGCCGCCTCGAAAAttcctaattatttttttctacaaaTTTTTCGAAAGAAATTCCCTCAGATCCTCTCCTTCTTACAAATCGATCTTCAAATCaattgtaatattcttgttcttcttgattTTAGCTTTCGATTGATACCTGTTTTGATAATCTTCCCTCGATTTGGTCAAACCTAGGGTTTTTTTCAATCGGATCCTCGATTGAGAACACAAAACGTTAGATCTATCTAGGTATCGGTTCTTTTCTTCAGATCTGTTGATTTCCAGTTTTCCGCAAATTTCATTACCCTAATTTGTTTGGCGGAGGATTTGATGCGTTAGGGTTCGTTAGATCTGTAAATTGATTTGGGGCTTTCGTTCGTCTTGCTAGTATTCATCGATTGTTTGAATTTGGACTCTTGATTTCATGATTCTAGTCCTGGATTGAGAAATCTAGGGTTTAGaaatttggggttttttttatttggggcttttttttaattaattgggAAAACACTTATCCATGTGCAAAGTTTGACTTTtgactaaaaattaaaactaccACATACTCATCAAAACTTTAATTATCGTGGGTCCTAGTTTGTAAACTCGCATCTAGCTATATATATGCACATGAATATTGAAATTACCTTGTATAAATTATCAACCTTTACTGTCAAGAAAGTGACTTTTGGTTTTTACCATTCAGGTCTTAAAAAGAACATGGGATTGAAGAGACCTTTTGATGCTGAAGAGATGCAAGAGTGCAATGCAAAGCATGCAAGACAGCTTACTTACCACCCTGACCAATTTGACCAATCTATGCCATTTCACGTTCCTCTGGACAAGACAGCTGTCTTAGGTACCGTTGTAACCTCaaagttgttttaaaatgttttacttAACTTTGGTTAAAGTAAAAAGCAGCTTGTGTTAACACTTTGGACGTCTCTTTATTTACAGGAGAAGATCTGAATGGCCTCTGTGAGAAGAAACCGGCATGGAGTAATGCTGCAGATCATGTTGAGAAGGATTATGACACGTGTGCACCCTTCTCGTGGGTCTCAACCGGTTTGTGTCAGGAGGATGCTCAGACTCAGTCATCACTTTCTCATGAATCTTCTGGATCAGACCTCACATGGAGACCACTTTCCCCGGTGGAGGATGTTTATACTTCCCTGATGAACCAACCTCCAAGGAAACTAGTTCCTCTTGGGTCTAATCACCAGGCAGACATCCCTGAATGTGAGATTCCTGTTCAAGCAAACGATGACTTGGAAAGAAAACTGATGGGAAAGTGCATCATACCAATGCCTGACTCATACCTTTGTGGAGCCGGTCAAGGAAGAAAGGAATGTCTCTGCCCGGATAAAGACACAGTCAGATGCGTGAGGCGACACATCATGGAAGCGAGGGAGAGCCTGATCGAAGCTATTGGATACGAAAGGTTTACAGAGCTAGGGCTGTGTGAAATGGGGGACGAAGTTATAAGCCTATGGagtgaagacgaagaagatCTATTCCATAAAGTTGTCTACTCCAATCCTGTTTCGCTCGGTCGCGATTTCTGGAAGCAGTTAAAGGCGACGTTTCCTTCAAGAACCATGAAGGAGCTTGTTAGCTACTACTTCAACGTCTTCATCTTGCGGAGACGTGCGACACAAAACAGGCTTCAAACCCTGGACGTTGACAGCGACGATGACGAGTGGCAAGTGGAGTACGACGTCTTTTGCAAAGGAAAAAGCTCTTCACATGTAGATAACGAggaggacgaagaagaagccaatagcagcgatgatgatgatgatgaagaggaagaagactcaCCGGCTAACGATGCTCACTGTGTATATATGGATAAGGTTTCAAGAGAAGGCGGTGAGGTGAACGTGGAAGACGACTCGTGTATGTCCTTCGAGGTGCATGACTCCAATTTGGTATTCCCTCACAGCCCTGTTGAAAACAGAGCGTCCCACGGAtctggtttgttttctttcgaTGATGCGTGTGATGGAAGACTCGCATCTTCTGACTGTTGGACCAAGAACAACGACCTTCTACCAACTTCGAACATCATGGAGGAGATATTTGGTAAAGACGAATGGGGAGAGAATGGTGATAACTTGAAGGGGAAGTAGTTGAAGGTTTCTTTCTCCGACTTCTgcagagcttttttttttggtttttctaagtgaaaattatttaaagaaGCAGAAGTTTGAAAGTTTCATCTTCCTTGGAATTTTCTTTCGGTGGGTTTTTAGGTTGAAGAAGGGACCTCTGTAACAGGAACCCTTTTCTTTTTAGGTTTGATACCTCAAGATTATTTAATTAATCTTTGTATATTTTGCtgtataaaatgaaaaaaaaacaaatgcgTCTATTTGGGCTCTCTTGTTGTAGGCCCATCCAAAAGTAAATGATTTGTCAAGAGTTTGGCCATACACAGCTTGGCATTGGATCCCATTATCCCGTCCAAGTTCCAACCGAACACCATGTTACTATCGATTTATTATCAAATTTACAGACATCTCATAATGGTGAAAGTGTAATTCAAAACATTTATGCATGAAAGAACTCAGACCGTGCATCAAGGTAAAATAGTAGTACTCCCTCTATATACAAATGCATAATGTTCTACATTTTTAGCTTGTATACAAAAGATTGatcgttttataatataattaatatattatttttaaaactaaaaaataaattaaaaagtaaaattatgaaAGTGGAAGACTAAGCAAAGGAGAGGTAAGCATGGCCGGCAAATTCGTGATTCGTCTCATTAGTTATTTCTTATACATTTTGTTATTGGTTATTGCTAGTTTCGTCCTAAGTGTTTTCTTATTATGTATGAACTCTTTTCTATCTTGAAGTGTGCTTCATGCAAGTTTTTTTCACTATAAAACTGTTAAGTCTTTGTAAacgtttatgttttatttaaatttaaatacctttattagaaaaaagaattttattgataaatcaaaaattaataattagaaaaatatattattgtttctTAATATGTGCGAAAAATCTTAAACATAATGAATTTGTATACAAAAGGAGTATTATAATTCATTTTTTGTGCGACTTATAATTCATTTTCTTACAATACTATAATTACGTGTTAAACTGTATAAGTAAACATGACCAACATGAAAGAACTCAGACCAGACATCAGGGTAAGGGAGCAAAATAAGGCATTCTCTTAAAATGCTATAATTACGCGTGTTAAATTGTATAAGTAAACATGGTCGGATCTGATATTCTGGGGTCcaagtaagaaaaaaagaaagaattaaCCAATTTAGTAGCTTATGTctctatatatttaagattgtggAAATAAAACAAATGTTTTTATTGGGTTATGCCCATATATGGCTCTGAAAGTAAACATGTGGTAAATGGTTAACAAGTGGTAATGAACGAGGggctttgttttgtttatttgtttgggTAAGGGATCAATGAAATGTGAACTGAATTAACCTCTTCTTGACCATATCCGTAAACGCGAATTACGTCTTCTTTAAAGTAAAGTTTGTGGTGCAAAGATCATGACTATAATTATCCCCATTAAGTAGGAGAGGCAAAATAAAACTAGTGGACAATGAATGAAGTACTAATCTTTCTCACTTTCAATAAATACCATCCCCGAATAACTTGTTACTTTACATTTTCCAAATCCAAGATCAACTCAAACAACCTTTTACGTTTGAGACAAGACAAGACAAGAAACATGGATTTCCTCACCGACCAAGTAAAGAAGAAATTCTCCGACAAGAAACCGGAAACTTCAGACCCTGACCCGAACCACAACAATAACAAACCGGGCCACACCGTTCCAACACATAAACCTGCTTCCAGCTCCGATCCAACAATGCATAAGCCAGCTACAAACGCAGAGCTCATGGCTAGCGCCAAGATCGTAGCGGAGGCTGCTCAAGCCGCTTCTCGCAACGAGACAGGCAAGCTCGACAAAGCTAAAGTAGCCGGAGCCACCGCCGACATACTTGACGCCGCTCAAAGATACGGCAAGCTTGATGAAAAGAGTGGTGTTGGTCAGTACCTCGAAAAGGCTGAAAATTTTCTCCACAAGTACGAGTCTTCACACTCTCACTCCTCTGGTGGTGCTGGCAGTCACGGTGGTGTCAGCGGAAGCCATGGAGGAGGAGCTGGAGCACCGGCGGTTaagaaagaagatgagaaaTCGGGAGGTGGCAGTCATGGGTTAGGAGACTATGCTAAGATGGCTCAAGGTTTCATGAAGTGATTATTATTAGTAGatcaacaaataaataattatggtAGTGATATATATTATCTTCCATGGTTACTATTAAATATAAGTTGTCTGTTTTGAATTTGTAAACTGATAGatcatgtaaaataaaatattaacgtTCGCTAGTTCTCATTACTCATGGGAAGCCATTAACTTTGTAAAACTAGAGATGATCTTAAGACGATGTTTGAAAATCAGCATCAGAAGATAACCAAAACCTGAATTATATTCAGATTGAATTGGTTTATCCAGACCTGATTCTCTTTTTAGAGTTTTCAAAAAAGTTATGATGGAGACATTTAAAGccaaaatcaaacataaaacttaaattaacatttaaataaGCTTAATTTTGTAGAAATCATGTATGCCAAGGATTAAGCCTTTTGAGTGAAATTCCATATTTGTTAGGAATCATGTATTCAATTTGCTAATTcatataatttcatatttatatgttttttttggccATCAAGTGAATATTACCCTATTAACCTATTTTATAATctaagaaatatttaaaaacaaataagaataacctcaaaaatctataaaaaaacataaggaATAAAAGCATTTTATTGGGCCTAAATTGGGCCGTGATGCCTAACAAAAGTTGACAAAGGATAAATATATTTAGTGGCTCTGAGTTTCaacaaataagaaagaaaaaaaatctgtgAGGACGAAAACTCTCCTCCGTGCCGGCAAGTTTCTTAGTTGATCGGCGTGTGTTGCCGGAATCTATAACAACTTCACTAACCACTTGTAAGTTTCTCTAATTTTCAGCTTACAAACGTTCTTTTTGTCTGTTATCCGAATTTGCTCTGTCTGATTCTTGTTGGGTTTTGTAGTAACGATTATCAGGTTTGGAAAGTGTGACTACGGTCCTGATAAAAGAAAATGGTGCAAAGTCAGTCTCTGAGCACGTTAACAATCTGTGGAAGTGTACAAGATTACAGCTCATGGAGGAACCGTGTTAAGTTTGTGAAATCTCCAGGATTGATTGGTGATCGATGTGTGTCTTGTCAGTTCTTTAGTAGATCATCTTCTCTAAGAGGCCATTGGAAGTCAGTAAAGCAAAGAAACATGGTGAGGGTTGAAGCTAGATGGCCATTTCATGGAGGTGACCAAGGTCTAGACCCAAACTCTGAGCGTAGCGAGAGTGCCAATGAAGATattttgatcttcttcttccagCTTGACTTGGCTACTCGTGTGCAGGTAACAACGAGATTATTATTGCTTACGATTTTTGGTGGTCTTGACAACAATGAATGATCTGAGTATTGGTGTTACAGTGTGCTTTGAATATGGAACAGTACGACATTGCGCAACAACTCAGAGAAAAGCTAACTGAGGTAGTTTTGAATCTTTCAGTGAGACTAGTTTGGCAAAGACATTAGCTCAAAACAGTGAATAACGGTGAGTGGTTGGTAGGTTGAAGAGGAGGCGATAAGACTGCAGGAACTGAAAAGAGGATCATCATCAAAAAGTGAAGCACAAGACAAGGGTATTAGCATTATAAGGCTACGGTGAGTTGTTTCATTCtctctttgtgtgtgtgtgtgtaaatattaaagtatatatCATCTTTATTGTTTAATTGGTATATGACTGCAGTGCAGATCTGCAGAAGGCTATTGACGGTGAGGATtatggtttggcagctaagttgAGAGATGAAATCTCAAAGCTTGAAGCAGAGTCATTAGCTGTCTCTGCCAAAGCCCTGGCTTTTGAGAATGCAGAGTATGCATTTCGTTTGGGACAGAAACTGAAACACAAAGCTTTTGGTAACATTGTCTTGTTTCgcttttgttttacatttatattaaggATCATACATGATATGTTTTCGTCTGGTGTAGGTTACCGGGCTGTAGTTTGCGGGATGGATCCagtttgctgtgaatcaagctCCTGGATGGAAGCTGCAGGAGTTGAAAAGTTGCCTCGTGGATCTAACCAGCCATTTTATCAGGTTCTGGTTCCGAAACAATGTTCATTAAGACTTATGTTGATAGGAAAAAGAAGCTGACACTAATATCTGGAGCATATACAAATACATATAAACAATCTAAGACTGCTTGTGTCTAGCAGGTTCTTGTGGATGTTCGCACCCATCCTGATCTACTAGTGGCATACGGTAAGCTCCAAGTATTCGAGTCCAGTATTCGAGTCCTGATGTACTCTCATTATCACCTGACAATGGATCTGATATTGCAGTTCCTGAAGACAATCTATTAGCTCCAGAGAAACCGGACAAAGTGAGCAGACTGTGGATAATCCCATCTCcattcaatgtttttttttattcatgtttGTGTGGCTTCTGCAGGAAAGGTTTGATCATCCATACATTTCTTTCCTCTTCTATGGTGCGGATACAGCTGGAGATTTCATTCCAATCCAACAGCTGCGTGAGAAGTACAACAAACCTCGGCATGAAGTTCCCTTTGATTCAAAAGATGAGGATTAAGATGAAAGTGGCCTTCACTATCACagattcaagctcagaccacacaACAGAGCAAGAATCTTAGCATAGCTCAGAGCTGTTTAATAACAACTTTTCTTGCTCTGTACACTAAAACAATCGACTTAATCCAAGAATGCTTTTGTGTTTATATATGATTCTTTGTTTATCCACAAAAGCCATGAGACAACTCTGTTTCCATTGTGCTATATCCTGCGACCTTGCTCAGACCTCTATGCTTCATCAGATTCCTCACTTCTTTAGCCTGGCTCCACCTTCCATCCAACGCATACAAATTAGACACAAGGACATAATAAGATGCATCATCAGGACCCAAAtcaagcatcttcttgatcacaATCTCCCCGAGATCAAATCTTGAATGCATCCCACATCCATGGAGAAACGCCGCAAAACATCTCACGTCTGGTTGAATAGGCATCTTCTCGATCACATCTAAGGCTTGCTCAAGCTCACCTGCTCGTGCCAGCATATCAACCATACATGTGTAGTGCTTTGCGGAAGGCGTGAAGTTGTAGTCTTTGTGCATTGCGCTGAAGTACTTCTTCCCTTCATTAACCATCCCCGTGTGACTACAAGCTGATAGAATAGATGTGAAGGTTGACTCGTTCGGCTTTTGTTCCTTCTTCAGCATCTCTTCGAATAGCTCAATCGAACCTTCTCTGTCCCCTTGCTTTCCGTAGCCTCCGATCATAGCACTCCATGTGATTGTGTTTTTCTCCTCTATGGTATCGAAAACAGTGCGTGCAGATTCAGCATCTCCACATTTGGCGTAGAAGTCCAAGAGGGCAGTACCAACATGGACACTTGATGATGCCAAGAAGCCCAGTTTCAGGGAATAAGCATGAAGAGAGGAACCTATGGGTAGAGACCCGAGGGAAGCACAGGCTGAGAAGAGACTCGCAACCGTTACACCATTAGGCGTCACAGACTCTGAAACCATGCGGTGGAACAGAAACAAAGCTTCATGGACAGATCCGTTTTGCGAAAAACCTGAAATTATAGAATTCCAAGCAACTAAATCTTTCTCCGACTCCATTTCAAACACAtacatagcttcttcattctGATAACACTTGGCATACATGTGAACCAGAGCATTTGCAACGTTTGTATCCCAAAGACCAGCTTTGATGGATAGGCCATGAACTAATCTTCCCAGTTCAAGATTCCCAACCAGACCACAACCTGAAAAAACACTTGCAATGGTAACACAGTTAGGCTTGATTCCAACTCCTTTCATTTTCTGAAACAAGCTCAAAGCCTCGTCGGCACTTCCGTTATGAGTGTATCCCACAATCATAGCCGTCCACATGACGAGATCCACATGAGAATAGTCATCAAAGACTCGACGCGCATTGCTTATATCACCACACTTGACATACATATCTAACAGAGACGTCACCAAGCATGATCCCAACTCAATCCCACTCTTGATCAAACAACCGTGAAACCACTTCCCTTGATGTAAAGCACCGAGCTTCGCGCACGCCGTGACAAGAGTACCGTACGTAACTTCATTACCCAAAACAGAGTTTCCCCTCATCCGATTAAACATAACCAACCCTTCCTCGTGCAAGCCGTTCTTCACATACCCAGCAATCATCGAAGTCCAAGAAACCACATTCCTCAAGGTAACACCTTCAAACACTCTGCTAGAACTATTGATCTCTCCACACTTAGCGTACATATCTACAAGACCTGTCAACACAATATCATCACAACGTGGCATCTTAAAAATGTCACAATGTATCATCTTCCCGTTATCCAAATCCTGCATCTCAGTACACGCTTTCAAAGCTATGGAGAAAACAATGTTGTCGTAACCGTGTTTCCTCATCAAAGAATAAAGCTTTAAGACTTGGAGACTCTCTCTGTTCTGGTGATAACAGCTGAGCATGACTTTCCATAAATAGAAATCTGGTTCGGGAATTTGATCGAACACCAAGCGTGCATCTTTAGTGTACCCAAAGGAGCCGTAGAGACTCACGAGCTTAGTGGCACACGAGATGTCAGACATGAGTCCATTCCCCGTTAAGATGCCGTGAGCTTGCCGCAGTGAATCAATGCTCTTGCAGTTACTTAAGAGGCGAAGGCTCGGAATCGATGCGGCGAAAAgcagagaagaagtggagacaTCATGGACGCATCTCTGTTGAAACGTAAATCTTCTAACGGGAGAAACCCATAGGCATAGGCGTAAGCGAAGCATCGGTTTTCGCCGTCAGCGACTTCCCGGCGGCGGTGTGGCTCTTCCCGCCAAATGTTTGGTATGAGGttgtaatgaaaaaaattaatgggCCTTTTAGAGGCCCACGCTATAAATGGTTTAAGGCCCGTCTATTGATTACTTAAGCTGTACTGTCAAGCCTCCCATGAAAAATTAATGTCGATCAGTT
This genomic interval from Brassica napus cultivar Da-Ae chromosome A6, Da-Ae, whole genome shotgun sequence contains the following:
- the LOC125574796 gene encoding uncharacterized protein LOC125574796 is translated as MGLKRPFDAEEMQECNAKHARQLTYHPDQFDQSMPFHVPLDKTAVLGEDLNGLCEKKPAWSNAADHVEKDYDTCAPFSWVSTGLCQEDAQTQSSLSHESSGSDLTWRPLSPVEDVYTSLMNQPPRKLVPLGSNHQADIPECEIPVQANDDLERKLMGKCIIPMPDSYLCGAGQGRKECLCPDKDTVRCVRRHIMEARESLIEAIGYERFTELGLCEMGDEVISLWSEDEEDLFHKVVYSNPVSLGRDFWKQLKATFPSRTMKELVSYYFNVFILRRRATQNRLQTLDVDSDDDEWQVEYDVFCKGKSSSHVDNEEDEEEANSSDDDDDEEEEDSPANDAHCVYMDKVSREGGEVNVEDDSCMSFEVHDSNLVFPHSPVENRASHGSGLFSFDDACDGRLASSDCWTKNNDLLPTSNIMEEIFGKDEWGENGDNLKGK
- the LOC106346461 gene encoding pentatricopeptide repeat-containing protein At2g03380, mitochondrial — protein: MLRLRLCLWVSPVRRFTFQQRCVHDVSTSSLLFAASIPSLRLLSNCKSIDSLRQAHGILTGNGLMSDISCATKLVSLYGSFGYTKDARLVFDQIPEPDFYLWKVMLSCYHQNRESLQVLKLYSLMRKHGYDNIVFSIALKACTEMQDLDNGKMIHCDIFKMPRCDDIVLTGLVDMYAKCGEINSSSRVFEGVTLRNVVSWTSMIAGYVKNGLHEEGLVMFNRMRGNSVLGNEVTYGTLVTACAKLGALHQGKWFHGCLIKSGIELGSCLVTSLLDMYVKCGDISNARRVFDDYSHVDLVMWTAMIVGYTHNGSADEALSLFQKMKGVGIKPNCVTIASVFSGCGLVGNLELGRLVHGLSIKAGLWDTNVANALVHMYAKCYQNEEAMYVFEMESEKDLVAWNSIISGFSQNGSVHEALFLFHRMVSESVTPNGVTVASLFSACASLGSLPIGSSLHAYSLKLGFLASSSVHVGTALLDFYAKCGDAESARTVFDTIEEKNTITWSAMIGGYGKQGDREGSIELFEEMLKKEQKPNESTFTSILSACSHTGMVNEGKKYFSAMHKDYNFTPSAKHYTCMVDMLARAGELEQALDVIEKMPIQPDVRCFAAFLHGCGMHSRFDLGEIVIKKMLDLGPDDASYYVLVSNLYALDGRWSQAKEVRNLMKHRGLSKVAGYSTMETELSHGFCG
- the LOC125609829 gene encoding nodulin-related protein 1-like, translated to MNEVLIFLTFNKYHPRITCYFTFSKSKINSNNLLRLRQDKTRNMDFLTDQVKKKFSDKKPETSDPDPNHNNNKPGHTVPTHKPASSSDPTMHKPATNAELMASAKIVAEAAQAASRNETGKLDKAKVAGATADILDAAQRYGKLDEKSGVGQYLEKAENFLHKYESSHSHSSGGAGSHGGVSGSHGGGAGAPAVKKEDEKSGGGSHGLGDYAKMAQGFMK
- the LOC106346462 gene encoding clp protease adapter protein ClpF, chloroplastic-like, with the translated sequence MVQSQSLSTLTICGSVQDYSSWRNRVKFVKSPGLIGDRCVSCQFFSRSSSLRGHWKSVKQRNMVRVEARWPFHGGDQGLDPNSERSESANEDILIFFFQLDLATRVQCALNMEQYDIAQQLREKLTEVEEEAIRLQELKRGSSSKSEAQDKGISIIRLRADLQKAIDGEDYGLAAKLRDEISKLEAESLAVSAKALAFENAEYAFRLGQKLKHKAFGYRAVVCGMDPVCCESSSWMEAAGVEKLPRGSNQPFYQVLVDVRTHPDLLVAYVPEDNLLAPEKPDKERFDHPYISFLFYGADTAGDFIPIQQLREKYNKPRHEVPFDSKDED